From Silene latifolia isolate original U9 population unplaced genomic scaffold, ASM4854445v1 scaffold_122, whole genome shotgun sequence:
ATCATGCCATGTCACTCGGTACCCAGCCCTATGCTACCACTCCCTCACACCCTTCGCAGCTAAGATCAACAAAAGCGAGCGTCAGCTCGCTGTGACGGCTTTAGCCGTCAGCCTGAGCCGTGCTAGGAGCGCGGCTCAGTTCGTTTCTAGAACGAAAAAAATTAAGGGGATTAGTCACCGCGAAATTGAGGCGGTCAAAGATTGTGTTGACACAATGGGGGATagtgtggatcagttgactagGTCTTTTACTGAAATGGGTCATATGGGTCGGGTCAATGATGGAGAGGATTTTATGTGGCATATT
This genomic window contains:
- the LOC141637603 gene encoding pectinesterase inhibitor 9-like, with the translated sequence MASTSPLISLIFTVLLITISSATSYPTGSHPSTSSLDFIQSSCHVTRYPALCYHSLTPFAAKINKSERQLAVTALAVSLSRARSAAQFVSRTKKIKGISHREIEAVKDCVDTMGDSVDQLTRSFTEMGHMGRVNDGEDFMWHISNVQTWVSAALTDANTCMDGFSGRVMRGRVKGAINMRLTNVAQVTSNALALVNHFATRD